From Thalassococcus sp. S3, one genomic window encodes:
- the tuf gene encoding elongation factor Tu, with protein MAKEKFERNKPHVNIGTIGHVDHGKTTLTAAITKYFGDFKAYDQIDGAPEEKARGITISTAHVEYETENRHYAHVDCPGHADYVKNMITGAAQMDGAILVVNAADGPMPQTREHILLGRQVGIPKMVVFMNKVDQVDDEELLELVEMEIRELLESYEYPGDDIPIVAGSALAAMEGNNPEIGEEKIKELMAAVDEYIDTPERAVDQPFLMPIEDVFSISGRGTVVTGRVERGVINVGDEIEIVGIRDTSKTTCTGVEMFRKLLDRGEAGDNIGALLRGVDRDGVERGQVLCKPGSVTPHTKFEAEAYILTKEEGGRHTPFFANYRPQFYFRTTDVTGTVTLAEGTEMVMPGDNVSFTVDLIAPIAMENGLRFAIREGGRTVGAGVVSKIIE; from the coding sequence ATGGCGAAGGAAAAGTTTGAGCGTAATAAGCCGCACGTTAACATTGGCACGATTGGTCACGTTGACCATGGGAAGACGACGCTGACGGCGGCGATTACGAAGTATTTCGGCGACTTCAAGGCGTATGACCAGATTGACGGCGCGCCCGAGGAGAAGGCGCGCGGGATCACGATCTCGACGGCGCATGTTGAGTACGAGACCGAGAACCGCCACTACGCCCATGTCGACTGCCCCGGCCACGCCGACTACGTCAAGAACATGATCACCGGTGCGGCTCAGATGGACGGCGCGATCCTGGTGGTGAACGCCGCGGACGGCCCGATGCCGCAAACGCGCGAGCATATCCTGCTGGGCCGCCAGGTTGGCATCCCGAAGATGGTCGTGTTCATGAACAAGGTCGACCAGGTCGACGACGAAGAGCTGCTGGAGCTTGTCGAGATGGAAATCCGCGAGCTTCTGGAAAGCTACGAGTACCCGGGCGACGACATTCCGATCGTGGCCGGTTCGGCTCTGGCGGCGATGGAAGGCAACAATCCCGAGATCGGTGAAGAGAAAATTAAGGAATTGATGGCAGCTGTTGATGAGTACATCGACACGCCCGAGCGTGCTGTGGACCAGCCGTTCCTGATGCCGATCGAGGACGTGTTCTCGATTTCCGGCCGCGGTACGGTTGTGACCGGCCGGGTGGAGCGCGGCGTGATCAATGTGGGCGACGAGATCGAGATCGTGGGCATCCGCGACACCTCGAAGACGACCTGCACGGGTGTCGAGATGTTCCGCAAGCTGCTGGACCGCGGCGAAGCGGGCGACAACATCGGTGCGCTGCTGCGCGGTGTGGACCGTGACGGTGTCGAGCGGGGCCAGGTGCTCTGCAAGCCGGGCTCGGTGACGCCGCACACGAAGTTCGAGGCGGAGGCCTACATCCTGACCAAGGAAGAGGGTGGCCGTCACACGCCGTTCTTTGCGAATTACCGCCCGCAGTTTTACTTCCGCACGACGGATGTGACGGGCACAGTGACGCTGGCGGAAGGCACGGAGATGGTGATGCCGGGCGACAACGTGTCGTTCACGGTTGACCTGATCGCGCCGATCGCGATGGAGAACGGGTTGCGCTTCGCGATCCGCGAAGGCGGCCGCACCGTCGGCGCAGGCGTCGTGTCGAAGATCATCGAGTGA
- the fusA gene encoding elongation factor G — protein MARDYPLDRYRNFGIMAHIDAGKTTCSERILYYTGKSHNIGEVHDGAATMDWMEQEQERGITITSAATTTFWERTEDGKTADTEKHRLNIIDTPGHVDFTIEVERSLAVLDGAVCVLDANAGVEPQTETVWRQADRYKVPRIVFVNKMDKIGADFFNCVNMIEDRTGARAVPVAIPIGAETELEGLVDLVTMQEWVYKGEDLGATWEKNDIRDSLKEMCEEWRNKMIEAAVEQDDDAMEAYLEGDEPDVATLRKLLRKGTLALDFVPVLGGSAFKNKGVQPLLNAVIDYLPSPLDVVDYMGFKPGDENEERNIARRADDDMPFAGLAFKIMNDPFVGSLTFTRIYSGVLNKGGSMLNSTKGKKERVGRMMMMHSNNREEIEEAFAGDIIALAGLKDTTTGDTLCDDKDPVVLETMTFPDPVIEIAVEPKTKNDQEKMSQGLQRLAAEDPSFRVETDLESGQTIMKGMGELHLDILVDRLKREFKVEANIGAPQVAYRETIGHEVEHTYTHKKQSGGSGQFAEVKMIISPTEAGEGYSFESRIVGGAVPKEYIPGVEKGIQSVMDSGPLAGFPVIDFKVALIDGKFHDVDSSVLAFEIAARMCMREGMRKAGAKMLEPIMKVEVITPEDYTGGIIGDLTSRRGQVTGQEPRGNAIAINAFVPLANMFGYINTLRSMSSGRAQFTMQFDHYDPVPQNISDEIQAKYA, from the coding sequence ATGGCACGCGACTACCCGCTCGACCGCTATCGCAACTTCGGCATCATGGCTCACATCGATGCCGGCAAAACCACCTGTTCGGAACGGATCCTGTATTACACAGGCAAGTCCCACAACATCGGTGAGGTGCACGACGGTGCGGCCACCATGGACTGGATGGAGCAGGAGCAGGAGCGGGGCATCACGATCACCTCGGCTGCCACCACGACCTTCTGGGAGCGGACCGAGGACGGCAAGACCGCCGACACCGAAAAGCACCGCCTGAACATCATCGACACGCCCGGCCACGTGGACTTCACCATCGAAGTCGAACGTTCGCTGGCCGTGCTTGATGGCGCTGTCTGCGTGCTGGACGCCAATGCGGGTGTCGAGCCCCAGACCGAAACCGTCTGGCGTCAGGCCGATCGCTACAAGGTGCCGCGCATCGTGTTCGTCAACAAGATGGACAAGATCGGTGCCGACTTCTTTAACTGCGTGAACATGATCGAAGACCGCACTGGCGCGCGCGCCGTGCCTGTGGCCATTCCGATCGGCGCGGAGACCGAGCTGGAAGGCCTCGTCGACCTCGTGACCATGCAGGAATGGGTCTACAAGGGCGAAGATCTGGGTGCCACCTGGGAAAAGAACGACATCCGCGACTCGCTGAAAGAGATGTGCGAGGAGTGGCGCAACAAGATGATCGAAGCGGCCGTCGAACAAGACGACGACGCGATGGAAGCTTACCTGGAAGGGGACGAGCCCGACGTGGCGACCCTGCGCAAACTGCTGCGCAAGGGTACGCTCGCGCTTGACTTCGTTCCGGTTCTGGGCGGCTCGGCCTTCAAGAACAAAGGCGTCCAGCCCCTGCTGAACGCTGTGATCGACTATCTGCCCAGCCCGCTGGACGTGGTCGATTACATGGGCTTCAAACCAGGCGACGAAAACGAAGAGCGTAACATAGCCCGCCGCGCGGACGACGATATGCCGTTTGCCGGTCTGGCGTTCAAAATCATGAACGACCCGTTCGTCGGCTCGCTGACCTTCACCCGCATCTACTCGGGCGTCCTGAACAAGGGCGGCTCGATGCTGAACTCGACCAAGGGCAAGAAAGAGCGCGTTGGTCGGATGATGATGATGCACTCGAACAACCGCGAGGAGATCGAGGAAGCGTTCGCGGGCGACATCATCGCGCTGGCCGGTCTGAAAGACACCACAACCGGCGACACGCTCTGCGACGACAAGGATCCGGTGGTTCTCGAAACCATGACCTTCCCCGACCCGGTGATCGAGATCGCGGTGGAGCCCAAGACCAAGAACGACCAGGAGAAGATGTCTCAGGGTCTGCAACGTCTGGCCGCCGAAGACCCGTCTTTCCGCGTCGAAACCGATCTGGAATCCGGTCAGACCATCATGAAAGGCATGGGCGAACTGCACCTCGACATCCTGGTGGATCGTCTCAAGCGCGAATTCAAGGTCGAAGCCAACATCGGTGCGCCGCAGGTGGCCTATCGCGAAACCATCGGTCATGAGGTCGAGCATACCTACACCCACAAGAAACAATCGGGTGGTTCGGGTCAGTTCGCCGAGGTGAAGATGATCATCTCGCCGACAGAAGCGGGTGAAGGCTATTCCTTCGAGAGCCGTATCGTCGGTGGTGCCGTGCCCAAGGAATACATCCCGGGCGTCGAGAAGGGCATCCAGTCGGTGATGGATTCCGGTCCGCTGGCCGGCTTCCCCGTGATCGACTTCAAGGTCGCCTTGATCGACGGTAAATTCCACGACGTGGACTCCAGCGTTCTGGCCTTTGAAATCGCGGCCCGGATGTGCATGCGCGAAGGCATGCGCAAGGCCGGTGCCAAGATGCTCGAACCGATCATGAAGGTCGAGGTGATCACGCCTGAAGATTATACCGGCGGGATTATCGGCGATCTGACGTCCCGGCGCGGTCAGGTGACCGGTCAGGAACCGCGCGGAAACGCGATCGCGATTAATGCGTTCGTTCCGCTGGCCAACATGTTCGGCTACATCAATACGCTGCGCTCCATGTCCTCGGGCCGCGCGCAGTTCACGATGCAGTTCGATCACTACGACCCGGTCCCGCAGAACATCTCTGACGAGATCCAGGCGAAATACGCATAA
- the rplD gene encoding 50S ribosomal protein L4: MKLDVIKLDGGKAGDIELDADLFGLEPRADILHRVVRWQRNNAQAGTHKVKTRSETSYSTKKIYRQKGTGGARHGDRNAPIFRKGGIYKGPTPRSHGHDLPKKFRKLGLRHALSAKAKAGELVVIDAAEAEGKTAALAKQVKNLGWKRALVIDGAEVNEGFLKASRNIEGLDILPTMGANVYDILKRDTLVLTKAGVEALEARLK; the protein is encoded by the coding sequence ATGAAACTCGATGTGATCAAACTCGACGGCGGCAAGGCCGGCGATATCGAGCTCGACGCCGATCTCTTCGGTCTCGAGCCCCGCGCCGACATCCTGCACCGCGTCGTCCGCTGGCAGCGCAACAACGCGCAGGCCGGCACCCACAAGGTCAAGACCCGGTCGGAAACCTCGTATTCCACCAAGAAGATCTACCGCCAGAAGGGCACCGGCGGCGCACGCCACGGGGACCGCAACGCGCCGATCTTCCGCAAGGGTGGTATCTACAAGGGCCCGACGCCGCGTTCGCACGGCCACGACCTGCCCAAGAAGTTCCGCAAGCTGGGCCTGCGCCACGCGCTGTCGGCCAAGGCCAAAGCGGGCGAGTTGGTTGTGATTGACGCGGCCGAAGCTGAGGGCAAGACCGCCGCTCTGGCCAAGCAGGTCAAGAACCTGGGCTGGAAACGCGCGCTCGTCATCGACGGGGCCGAGGTCAACGAAGGGTTCCTGAAGGCATCCCGCAACATCGAAGGTCTGGATATCCTGCCGACGATGGGCGCAAACGTTTATGACATCCTCAAGCGTGACACGCTGGTGCTCACCAAGGCGGGTGTCGAAGCACTGGAGGCTCGCTTGAAATGA
- the rpsL gene encoding 30S ribosomal protein S12: MPTIQQLIRKPRQPKVKRSKSMHLEQCPQKRGVCTRVYTTTPKKPNSAMRKVAKVRLTNGFEVISYIPGESHNLQEHSVVLIRGGRVKDLPGVRYHILRGVLDTQGVKDRKQRRSKYGAKRPK, encoded by the coding sequence ATGCCAACGATCCAACAGCTGATCCGCAAGCCGCGGCAGCCCAAAGTGAAACGCTCCAAATCCATGCATCTGGAGCAGTGCCCGCAGAAGCGTGGCGTGTGTACGCGTGTCTATACCACGACACCGAAGAAACCGAACTCCGCCATGCGGAAGGTCGCAAAGGTGCGCCTGACCAACGGGTTCGAGGTCATCTCATACATCCCCGGCGAGAGCCACAACCTGCAGGAACACTCGGTTGTGTTGATCCGCGGCGGTCGTGTGAAAGACCTTCCCGGTGTGCGTTACCACATTCTTCGCGGTGTTCTGGATACACAGGGCGTCAAAGACCGTAAGCAACGCCGCTCGAAATACGGCGCCAAGCGCCCCAAATAA
- the rpsJ gene encoding 30S ribosomal protein S10: MQSQNIRIRLKAFDYRVLDASTQEIVNTAKRTGANVRGPIPLPNKIEKFTVLRGPHIDKKSRDQFEIRTHKRLLDIVDPTPQTVDALMKLDLAAGVDVEIKLQS, from the coding sequence ATGCAAAGCCAAAACATCCGTATTCGGCTGAAGGCGTTTGACTACCGTGTGCTGGACGCCAGCACGCAGGAGATCGTCAACACCGCCAAGCGGACCGGCGCCAATGTGCGCGGGCCGATCCCACTGCCGAACAAGATCGAGAAGTTCACGGTTCTCCGTGGCCCTCACATCGACAAGAAATCCCGTGACCAGTTCGAGATCCGCACGCACAAGCGCCTGCTGGACATCGTCGATCCGACCCCCCAGACCGTGGACGCGCTGATGAAGCTCGACCTCGCCGCTGGCGTGGATGTCGAGATCAAGCTGCAATCTTAA
- a CDS encoding glycosyltransferase: protein MNIQLKILIRFSYLSTAGFSSAKRGLEAVTGMLYDPARLERRFALFETILLPSLAAQTSTDMQVGFLTGETLPNDARRRLEILLAPYPWAQIIDLPIMEQYPAIKAAFAAMPTDPDATHVATMRTDDDDAMHVTIVERTRQLAHQIGAIRLSAEPFVIGFNRGLFMYLGERQPHYSEVSVRAPLGIGLTMVAPVDHPANIYRRNHRALPQFFDCYTEAHCPMYVRTVHQDNDSGDHPDPGKPMRPQRLDPLLRDGFGLDPDRLAQLG from the coding sequence ATGAATATTCAACTCAAGATCCTGATCCGGTTTTCCTATCTCTCAACCGCCGGTTTCTCATCGGCAAAGCGGGGGTTGGAGGCGGTGACGGGCATGCTTTACGATCCGGCGCGTCTTGAGCGTCGGTTTGCGTTGTTCGAAACCATCCTGTTGCCGTCGCTGGCGGCCCAGACCTCAACGGATATGCAGGTGGGTTTCCTGACGGGCGAGACACTTCCCAACGATGCGCGCCGCCGTCTGGAGATCCTTTTGGCACCGTATCCCTGGGCGCAGATCATCGACTTGCCGATCATGGAGCAATACCCCGCGATCAAGGCGGCCTTTGCCGCGATGCCTACCGATCCGGACGCGACGCATGTCGCGACGATGCGCACCGACGACGATGATGCGATGCATGTCACCATTGTCGAGCGCACCCGCCAATTGGCGCATCAGATCGGCGCCATCCGATTGTCGGCAGAGCCCTTCGTCATCGGCTTCAATCGCGGTCTTTTCATGTACCTGGGCGAGAGACAGCCGCATTACAGCGAAGTCTCCGTCCGGGCACCCCTGGGGATCGGATTGACAATGGTCGCCCCGGTCGATCATCCCGCCAACATCTATCGGCGCAACCATCGTGCCCTGCCGCAGTTCTTTGACTGCTATACCGAGGCACATTGCCCGATGTATGTGCGTACCGTGCATCAAGACAACGATTCCGGAGATCACCCGGACCCCGGCAAACCCATGCGGCCGCAGCGCCTCGATCCGCTTCTGCGGGATGGGTTCGGGCTGGATCCCGACCGATTGGCACAGCTTGGATGA
- the rpsS gene encoding 30S ribosomal protein S19, giving the protein MSRSVWKGPFVDAYVLKKAEAARESGRNEVIKIWSRRSTILPQFVGLTFGVYNGHKHIPVNVSEDMIGQKFGEYSPTRTYYGHAADKKAKRK; this is encoded by the coding sequence ATGTCTCGCTCTGTTTGGAAAGGCCCTTTTGTTGACGCCTACGTTCTCAAAAAGGCAGAAGCGGCGCGTGAAAGCGGCCGCAACGAAGTGATCAAGATCTGGTCGCGCCGCTCGACGATCCTGCCCCAGTTCGTGGGCCTGACCTTCGGCGTCTACAACGGTCACAAGCATATCCCCGTCAACGTCTCGGAAGACATGATCGGTCAGAAGTTCGGCGAATACAGCCCGACGCGCACCTATTATGGCCATGCCGCGGATAAAAAAGCGAAACGGAAGTAA
- a CDS encoding 50S ribosomal protein L23, translating to MSAKAEHYDVIRKPIITEKATMASENGAIVFEVAMDSNKPQIKEAVEALFGVKVKAVNTTITKGKAKRFRGQLGKRKDVKKAYVTLEEGNTIDVTTGL from the coding sequence ATGAGTGCCAAGGCAGAACATTACGACGTGATCCGCAAGCCGATCATCACCGAAAAGGCCACGATGGCGTCCGAGAACGGCGCGATTGTGTTCGAAGTGGCGATGGACAGCAACAAGCCCCAGATCAAAGAGGCCGTCGAGGCGCTCTTTGGTGTGAAGGTCAAGGCGGTCAACACCACGATCACCAAGGGCAAGGCGAAACGCTTCCGCGGCCAGCTGGGCAAGCGGAAGGATGTCAAGAAAGCCTACGTGACGCTCGAAGAAGGCAACACGATCGACGTGACCACAGGTCTTTGA
- a CDS encoding DMT family transporter, which yields MTAANTKGALLMIGSMAAFTVSDTFVKATGGQVPLFQLITLRTILTAALLGVLAWRLGALRFSANGATWGLIGLRCLGEIGAAYFFLTALLNMPLANITAILQVLPLVVTLGAFLFFKEPIGWRRLSAIFVGFGGMLLIVRPGPDGFSLYAGYALAAVLCVTLRDLATRRMPDDIPSLGIAFLTSVAVLIAAAFASLTEEWRPVAPHLAALIFGSSLFIMCGYLLSVLVMRVGEVSFVAPFRYTSLLWALVLGWFVFGDWPDTVTLIGAGILVASGVFTFYRERQVSGV from the coding sequence ATGACCGCCGCGAACACAAAGGGCGCGCTTTTGATGATCGGCAGCATGGCCGCCTTCACGGTCAGCGATACGTTCGTGAAGGCAACCGGTGGGCAGGTACCGCTTTTTCAGTTGATCACCTTGCGCACCATCCTGACAGCCGCCTTGCTTGGGGTCCTGGCCTGGCGGCTGGGCGCGCTGCGGTTCTCGGCAAACGGTGCGACCTGGGGTTTGATTGGTTTACGCTGCCTGGGCGAAATCGGTGCGGCCTATTTCTTTCTGACAGCGCTGCTGAATATGCCGCTTGCCAATATCACCGCGATCCTTCAGGTCCTTCCGCTCGTCGTGACCCTTGGGGCCTTCCTCTTTTTCAAAGAGCCGATCGGCTGGCGCAGGCTCAGCGCGATCTTCGTGGGCTTTGGCGGCATGTTGTTGATCGTCCGGCCAGGTCCGGACGGCTTTAGTCTTTACGCGGGCTATGCCTTGGCTGCCGTCCTGTGTGTCACCCTGCGTGATCTTGCGACCCGGCGGATGCCCGACGACATACCATCGCTGGGCATCGCCTTTCTGACATCGGTCGCAGTTTTGATCGCCGCGGCCTTCGCCAGCCTGACCGAGGAGTGGCGCCCGGTTGCCCCGCACCTGGCAGCCCTCATCTTCGGATCCTCCCTTTTCATCATGTGCGGTTATCTTCTGAGCGTGCTGGTGATGCGCGTTGGCGAGGTCTCGTTCGTGGCGCCCTTCCGTTATACAAGTCTTCTTTGGGCGCTTGTCTTGGGCTGGTTCGTCTTTGGCGACTGGCCCGACACGGTTACGTTGATCGGCGCGGGCATACTTGTCGCAAGCGGCGTTTTTACCTTCTACCGGGAACGGCAGGTTTCAGGCGTCTGA
- the rplC gene encoding 50S ribosomal protein L3, with the protein MLRSGVIAKKVGMTRLFMEDGKQVPVTVLQLEKLQVVAQRTADKDGYTAVQLGAGSVKAKRTSQAMRGHFAAAKVEPKRKVAEFRVDPDNLINVGEEIIADHYFEGQFVDVTGTSIGKGFAGAMKRHNFGGLRASHGVSISHRSHGSTGQCQDPGKVFKGKKMAGHMGAARVTTQNLQVVKTDTDRGLIMIKGAVPGSKGGWVTVKDAVKKPFPENAILPAALKSAADEAAKAAEEAAAAAAAEAEAEAQRLAEEQAAAEAEALKAAEAEIAADKADEAGEAPEKKEGE; encoded by the coding sequence ATGTTGCGCTCTGGCGTTATTGCAAAGAAGGTCGGGATGACCCGGCTGTTTATGGAAGATGGCAAGCAGGTCCCGGTGACCGTTCTGCAGCTTGAAAAGCTGCAGGTCGTGGCCCAGCGGACCGCGGACAAGGACGGCTACACCGCCGTTCAGCTTGGTGCGGGCAGCGTCAAGGCCAAGCGGACGAGCCAGGCCATGCGCGGCCATTTCGCCGCCGCCAAGGTCGAGCCCAAGCGGAAGGTGGCGGAGTTCCGTGTGGACCCGGACAACCTGATCAATGTGGGCGAGGAAATCATCGCCGACCATTACTTCGAAGGCCAGTTCGTGGACGTCACGGGCACCTCGATCGGTAAGGGTTTTGCCGGTGCCATGAAGCGGCACAATTTCGGCGGTCTGCGCGCCTCGCACGGCGTGTCGATCTCGCACCGCTCGCATGGTTCGACCGGTCAGTGTCAGGATCCCGGCAAGGTCTTCAAAGGTAAGAAGATGGCCGGTCACATGGGGGCTGCACGGGTGACCACGCAGAACCTGCAGGTCGTCAAGACCGATACCGACCGTGGCCTGATCATGATCAAGGGGGCTGTGCCCGGCTCCAAAGGTGGCTGGGTGACGGTCAAGGACGCGGTTAAGAAACCGTTCCCCGAGAACGCGATCCTGCCCGCCGCTCTGAAATCCGCAGCCGATGAAGCGGCGAAAGCGGCTGAAGAGGCCGCTGCTGCAGCCGCCGCCGAGGCCGAGGCCGAAGCACAGCGCCTGGCCGAAGAGCAGGCCGCTGCAGAAGCCGAAGCCCTGAAAGCGGCCGAAGCCGAAATCGCTGCCGACAAGGCCGATGAGGCCGGCGAGGCACCCGAGAAGAAGGAAGGCGAGTGA
- the rplB gene encoding 50S ribosomal protein L2: MALKSYKPTTPGQRGLVLIDRSELWKGRPVKSLTEGLTKSGGRNNTGRITSRRRGGGAKRLYRIVDFKRNKFDVAATVERIEYDPNRTAFIALVKYDDGEQAYILAPQRLAVGDKVVSSQKADIKPGNAMPFSGMPIGTIVHNIEMKPGKGGQIARAAGTYAQFVGRDGGYAQIRLSSGELRMVRQECMATVGAVSNPDNSNQNFGKAGRMRHKGIRPSVRGVVMNPVDHPHGGGEGRTSGGRHPVTPWGKPTKGARTRNKNKASSKLIIRSRHAKKKGR; encoded by the coding sequence ATGGCACTCAAGTCGTACAAGCCGACGACGCCGGGCCAGCGCGGGCTGGTGCTGATCGACCGTTCGGAGCTTTGGAAAGGACGCCCCGTCAAGAGCCTCACAGAGGGTCTGACGAAATCGGGCGGCCGGAACAACACCGGACGGATTACCTCGCGACGTCGCGGGGGTGGCGCAAAACGCCTCTACCGGATCGTTGACTTCAAACGGAACAAATTCGACGTGGCGGCCACCGTCGAGCGGATCGAATACGACCCGAACCGGACCGCCTTCATCGCGCTCGTCAAATACGACGATGGCGAGCAAGCCTATATTCTCGCACCCCAGCGTCTGGCTGTGGGCGACAAGGTCGTCTCCAGCCAGAAGGCCGACATCAAGCCCGGCAATGCGATGCCGTTTTCGGGCATGCCCATCGGCACGATCGTCCACAATATCGAGATGAAGCCCGGCAAGGGCGGCCAGATCGCACGCGCCGCAGGCACCTATGCCCAGTTCGTCGGTCGTGACGGTGGCTATGCCCAGATCCGCCTGTCTTCGGGCGAGCTGCGGATGGTGCGTCAGGAATGCATGGCCACTGTCGGTGCCGTGTCCAACCCCGACAATTCCAACCAGAATTTCGGTAAAGCGGGCCGCATGCGCCACAAGGGCATCCGCCCGTCGGTGCGGGGTGTCGTCATGAACCCGGTCGACCACCCCCACGGCGGTGGTGAAGGCCGGACCTCGGGCGGTCGCCACCCGGTCACGCCATGGGGCAAGCCCACCAAAGGCGCCCGGACCCGGAACAAGAACAAAGCGTCCAGCAAGCTGATCATCCGCTCGCGGCACGCCAAGAAGAAGGGGCGTTAA
- a CDS encoding putative rhamnosyl transferase, with protein MKVIGLCRFSYPAEGGFQVEHETLQDRIAYLYRPERMEERFRHFETVMLPGLKAQTDPDFTFLIVIGESLPQLWRERLMDLVAAFPQAKVEAHPPGPHRKVMQGVLNEARGANLEPCLQFRHDDDDAVAVDFIERLKSVAKDCDGLLHRNRLVAFDFNRGYVAQPDARGILAAENFTPFWGVALAVAVQQGVRQSIMNFAHNKLPRFMPAVSITDSPMFVRGHNDFNDSRQGSNVRQVPLERLNEEGEDLFRNRFAIDADHVRRVFSDA; from the coding sequence ATGAAGGTGATCGGGCTCTGCCGGTTTTCTTACCCGGCAGAAGGCGGCTTTCAGGTGGAGCACGAAACTCTGCAAGACAGGATCGCCTATCTGTACCGGCCCGAACGGATGGAGGAGCGGTTTCGCCATTTCGAAACCGTGATGTTACCGGGATTAAAGGCCCAGACCGACCCGGATTTCACCTTTTTGATCGTGATCGGAGAGAGCCTTCCCCAATTGTGGCGCGAACGGTTGATGGATCTGGTCGCCGCGTTTCCCCAAGCAAAGGTCGAAGCTCACCCTCCGGGCCCTCACCGAAAGGTCATGCAAGGCGTGCTGAATGAAGCGCGCGGCGCAAATCTGGAGCCATGCCTTCAGTTCCGCCACGACGATGATGATGCGGTCGCCGTCGATTTTATCGAACGTCTCAAGTCGGTCGCCAAGGATTGCGACGGTCTCTTGCACCGCAACCGTCTGGTCGCCTTCGACTTCAACCGGGGGTATGTCGCGCAACCGGATGCACGCGGCATTCTCGCGGCGGAGAATTTCACGCCGTTCTGGGGCGTGGCGCTTGCTGTCGCCGTGCAGCAGGGCGTCCGGCAAAGCATCATGAACTTTGCCCATAACAAGCTCCCGCGGTTCATGCCTGCCGTGTCCATCACCGACAGCCCGATGTTTGTCCGCGGCCATAACGATTTTAATGACAGCAGGCAGGGCAGCAATGTCCGGCAAGTGCCGCTGGAACGTTTGAACGAAGAAGGGGAAGACCTCTTCCGTAACCGCTTTGCGATTGACGCGGATCATGTCCGGCGGGTGTTTTCAGACGCCTGA
- the rpsG gene encoding 30S ribosomal protein S7: MSRRHAAEKREVLPDAKFGDKVLTKFMNNLMIDGKKSVAEKIVYNALDRVEGKIKRAPVEVFHEALDNIKPAVEVRSRRVGGATYQVPVEVRPERREALAIRWLINASRARNENTMEERLAGELLDAVQSRGSAVKKREDTHKMAEANKAFSHYRW, encoded by the coding sequence ATGTCACGTCGTCACGCCGCCGAAAAACGCGAAGTCCTGCCCGACGCCAAGTTTGGCGATAAGGTTCTGACCAAATTCATGAACAACCTGATGATCGACGGCAAAAAGTCGGTCGCAGAGAAAATCGTCTACAACGCGCTTGACCGCGTTGAAGGCAAGATCAAGCGCGCACCCGTCGAAGTGTTCCACGAAGCGCTCGACAACATCAAACCGGCTGTTGAGGTCCGTTCCCGCCGTGTCGGTGGTGCCACCTACCAGGTTCCGGTCGAAGTGCGCCCCGAACGCCGCGAGGCCCTGGCCATCCGCTGGCTGATCAACGCCTCACGCGCGCGCAACGAAAACACGATGGAAGAACGCCTCGCCGGTGAACTGCTGGATGCTGTGCAATCCCGTGGCTCCGCCGTGAAGAAGCGCGAAGACACCCACAAGATGGCAGAGGCCAACAAGGCCTTTTCGCATTACCGCTGGTAA